In the Cryptosporangium aurantiacum genome, GAGCTCCCGCGCCTACGCCCGGGGTGGCGTCCTGGTGCCCAGCGAGAACCACATCGCCGGGTTCCACGACTGGGTGCGGGCACGAATCGACTGAGCGCTATTCGGCCCGCACGCCACATTGCCCGTGTCCCCTATCCTCACAGGAAAGTCACGGGTGTGGTCGGCCGCCAGGAGTCTTGAGTGGGGCGTTTCCTTATCTGGCTTTCCGGGGCCAATCGCGAAGTACTGGCGAAAACGCCGGGCGAGGTCGGCAAGTACGAGGGCCTGGGCGGGGTGGTGCTCACTACCGCCAGCATGGCCGCGCTCTCGGCCGGGCTGGCGATCAATCTGGCGTTACAGGCGTCGATCGTTGTCTGTGTCCTGGTCGGACTGTTCTGGGGTCTGGCGATCCTGAACCTCGACCGCTGGCTGATCTCGGCGTTCCCCCGGCGGGACGCGCTGTGGAAGAACTTCCTGCAGGCGCTGCCCCGGTTCCTGATGGCGTTGCTGATCGGCGTCGTCGTGTCGACGCCGCTCGTCCTGCGCGTCTTCAACAACGAGATCAACGACCAGCTGCGCGACACCCAGAACCGGAAGCTCACCGCCGCCGCGCAGCGGATCGTCGCGGCCCACGACATCCCCAAGTGGGAGCAGAAGGTCGCGGACGACACCGCGGCGATCAACGCCCGCAGCCAGGCGGACAAGATCGTCAAGGACCAGCGGGCGGTCCGCGACGCCGGCCGGCAGCTCGAGGCGGCCCGGCGGGAGCGGAAACAGGCGCTGAACAGCGGCGATACGTCCGAGGTCACCCGGCTCGAGACACTGATCAGGGTGCGGGAGGAGCAGTACGGCCGCACCGCGCGCTCCGAGGTCGCCCGCCTCAACAAGCTGGGCAAGCAGAACATCGCCCACGACACCGCGGAGCTCCAGCGGCACCAGCGCGAGCAGAAGGCGGAACTCGCCGCGTCGCGGGAGGCGATCGAGAAGAACCAGGGTCTGCTGGAGCGCATCCGGGCGCTCGGCGACCTGCGGGCCGAACGCGGCGACGTGCAGGCGGCGTACCTGGTGCTGTGGGCGTTCATCACGCTGATCGAGGTGCTACCGGTCCTGCTGAAGTTCCTCATGACGCTGGGTGCACCGAGCCCGTACGAG is a window encoding:
- a CDS encoding DUF4407 domain-containing protein — translated: MGRFLIWLSGANREVLAKTPGEVGKYEGLGGVVLTTASMAALSAGLAINLALQASIVVCVLVGLFWGLAILNLDRWLISAFPRRDALWKNFLQALPRFLMALLIGVVVSTPLVLRVFNNEINDQLRDTQNRKLTAAAQRIVAAHDIPKWEQKVADDTAAINARSQADKIVKDQRAVRDAGRQLEAARRERKQALNSGDTSEVTRLETLIRVREEQYGRTARSEVARLNKLGKQNIAHDTAELQRHQREQKAELAASREAIEKNQGLLERIRALGDLRAERGDVQAAYLVLWAFITLIEVLPVLLKFLMTLGAPSPYEVALVSYNRDQIKSAEQHIEHQSKAREEELAARARLRTKQTEMSAELGEQELRRRLDRANQRSSGSALFGP